A region of Osmerus eperlanus chromosome 9, fOsmEpe2.1, whole genome shotgun sequence DNA encodes the following proteins:
- the si:dkey-85n7.8 gene encoding COX8 domain-containing protein, whose product MFAVCRGPIQSRFLTQMKAVLQDHRSNIYSKPPKDKIGPGQSLFTLSVFAVALLTPAGWIMHHIPAYRKRPPQTP is encoded by the exons ATGTTTGCTGTCTGTAGAGGTCCCATTCAAAGCAGGTTCTTAACTCAGATGAAGGCAGTTCTGCAGGACCACAGGTCCAATATCTACAGCAAGCCACCCAAGGATAAGATTGGACCAGGG CAATCTCTCTTCACATTGTCAGTGTTTGCAGTGGCTCTCCTAACTCCTGCAGGATGGATCATGCATCACATCCCAGCGTACCGCAAACGGCCCCCACAAACACCCTGA